In one window of Mobiluncus massiliensis DNA:
- the glgC gene encoding glucose-1-phosphate adenylyltransferase: MALPKVLTIILAGGEGKRLMPLTEDRAKPAVPFGGHYRLIDFALSNVVNSGYHRVIVLTQYKSHSLDRHIATAWHMSNILGNYVAPVPAQQRTGKHWYMGSADAIFQSENIISDERPDYVLIIGADNIYRMDFSQMVNEHIASGLPATVAGIRQPLSLASSFGVIEADASGKIAAFREKPQDAVGLPDAPDQILASMGNYVFNTDALLEALQLDSQNDDSNHDMGGDIVPYFVSRGEAHCYDFIRNDIPGSTERDRDYWRDVGTLDAYYEASMDLIAVHPVFNLYNPKWPIMTTVDGELPPAKFVYGDDSRMGHAIDSFVSSGTIISGARCVHSILSPGVRLNSWSEVTDSVLMNGVVLARHARVDRAILDKNVYVGEGVTIGVDLEQDRARGFLVTDSGITVVPKDTRVEH; the protein is encoded by the coding sequence GTGGCTCTACCAAAAGTTCTGACAATTATTCTCGCTGGTGGCGAAGGCAAGCGCCTGATGCCTTTAACTGAAGACCGCGCCAAGCCCGCGGTGCCTTTTGGAGGGCACTACCGGCTCATTGACTTCGCGCTGTCTAACGTGGTGAACTCCGGTTATCACCGGGTCATCGTCCTAACTCAATACAAGTCCCATTCCCTGGACCGACACATCGCCACAGCGTGGCATATGTCGAACATTCTGGGCAACTACGTGGCACCGGTTCCGGCTCAGCAACGCACCGGAAAGCACTGGTACATGGGTTCGGCGGACGCGATTTTCCAATCTGAGAACATCATCAGTGATGAGCGCCCCGACTACGTGCTGATTATCGGAGCGGACAATATTTATCGGATGGACTTTTCGCAGATGGTGAACGAACACATCGCGTCCGGTCTGCCCGCTACCGTGGCTGGAATCCGTCAGCCGCTCAGCTTGGCTTCTTCTTTCGGAGTTATTGAAGCGGACGCATCGGGTAAAATCGCAGCTTTCCGGGAAAAGCCTCAAGATGCGGTCGGACTGCCAGATGCTCCGGATCAGATACTGGCATCGATGGGCAACTACGTGTTCAATACTGATGCCCTGCTCGAGGCATTGCAGCTAGACTCCCAAAATGACGATTCAAATCACGATATGGGCGGGGATATCGTGCCCTATTTCGTGTCCCGCGGGGAAGCTCACTGCTACGACTTTATCCGCAATGACATCCCCGGCTCGACCGAACGGGACCGGGATTACTGGCGTGACGTCGGTACTCTTGACGCCTACTACGAGGCCTCCATGGATCTCATCGCGGTCCACCCCGTCTTTAACCTATACAACCCGAAGTGGCCGATTATGACGACTGTGGACGGCGAGCTACCCCCCGCGAAGTTCGTCTACGGTGATGATTCCCGCATGGGTCACGCCATCGACTCTTTTGTTTCCAGCGGCACGATTATTTCCGGAGCGCGTTGTGTCCACTCGATTCTCTCTCCGGGAGTTCGCCTGAACTCCTGGTCCGAAGTGACGGACTCAGTCTTGATGAACGGCGTGGTGCTGGCACGGCACGCGAGAGTCGACCGTGCCATCTTGGACAAGAACGTTTACGTTGGCGAGGGCGTTACCATCGGCGTCGACCTTGAACAAGACCGGGCGCGCGGTTTCCTGGTGACCGATTCCGGGATTACTGTCGTCCCCAAGGACACCCGCGTCGAACACTAG
- the serB gene encoding phosphoserine phosphatase SerB, which translates to MSLFVPASPPTTREQRAAWTRALEHDLDSEGLAVAITAGAMAQHGPALVVLDGDSTLFTGEGIDLVAAHAGTQEEVAAITAAAMRGELDFAQSLRRRMGTLRGLPASVLDQVRQDYHFSPGAAQMVSAFHRRGVKVGVVSGGFRELVAPHAAEIGLDFVKANSFEVANGQLTGNPEGDIVTAETKEICLRSWAAKLGASLESCVAMGDGANDLKMVRAAGLGVAYLAKPALQAAADVRLSWPNLAVLSALTLPD; encoded by the coding sequence GTGTCGCTGTTTGTTCCCGCGTCACCCCCCACGACTCGCGAACAGAGAGCCGCGTGGACTCGCGCTTTGGAGCATGATCTTGACTCAGAGGGCCTGGCTGTGGCGATAACGGCAGGGGCAATGGCCCAGCACGGTCCCGCTCTGGTGGTTTTGGACGGGGACTCCACCCTGTTTACCGGGGAAGGCATCGACCTGGTAGCTGCTCACGCCGGTACGCAGGAGGAAGTCGCCGCCATCACCGCTGCCGCCATGCGTGGGGAACTCGATTTTGCCCAATCCCTGCGGCGACGCATGGGAACCTTGCGGGGCCTTCCGGCCAGTGTTTTGGACCAGGTGCGCCAGGACTACCACTTTTCCCCGGGAGCGGCACAGATGGTATCGGCTTTTCATCGCCGCGGCGTAAAGGTCGGGGTAGTTTCCGGCGGATTCAGGGAACTGGTAGCGCCGCACGCGGCGGAAATTGGGCTGGATTTCGTCAAGGCAAACAGTTTCGAGGTGGCCAACGGCCAGCTGACCGGCAATCCCGAGGGCGATATTGTCACCGCCGAAACCAAGGAAATTTGCCTGCGTTCCTGGGCGGCCAAACTCGGAGCCAGCCTAGAAAGCTGCGTGGCGATGGGAGACGGAGCCAACGACCTGAAAATGGTGCGTGCCGCCGGTTTGGGAGTCGCCTACCTGGCAAAACCTGCTTTGCAAGCCGCTGCTGATGTGCGCCTCTCGTGGCCCAACTTGGCGGTGCTGTCTGCGCT